In Rhodococcus qingshengii JCM 15477, the sequence CATCTCGAGTTGGCACAGATGAGGTCGAAGGAAATCGATCGCGGAGTGTGTCTGGTCGGTCCGCATCGGGACGATCTGGAGCTGATTCTCGGTGACAGCCCGGCGAAAGGCTTTGCAAGCCATGGTGAATCGTGGTCTTTTGCGCTTTCGCTGCGGCTGGCAGGTTTTGCCCTGTTGCGCGCCGACGGCAGCGACCCGGTCCTGATGCTCGACGACGTATTCGCGGAGTTGGACCGTCGTCGGCGTCGTGCGCTCGCCACCGTTGCAGCCACCGCCGAACAGGTGCTGATCACGGCCGCCGTTCCCGAGGATGTACCGGACGAACTCGAGGCGGCCAAGTTCGGCGTCGAAGCCTCCGATACCGGAGACGGTCGGATATCCCGGATAGTGCCCGTAGGCTCGACGGATCAGGAGGTCGAGTTCGATGACTGAAGACAGCAGCGCGGCTCCGGAGCCCGAGCTCAAGGGGATCGATCTGGCGCGCCGTGCCCTCGAGGAGGCACGCGCGACAGCCAAAGCCAACGGCAAGGCCGTCGGGCAGGGGCGCTCGTCGCCCAAATACGGAAGTGGCCGTCCGCGTCGACGCAGCGGTTGGTCCGGCCCCGGCCCGGATGCGCGGGACCCTCAGCCGTTCGGTGCTCTCACCAGCGCTATCTCCAAATCGCGTGGGTGGTCCCCCAAGGTGTCCGAGGGCACGGTCCTCGGTCGGTGGCCGCAGGTCGTCGGAGAAGACATCTCCGCGCACGCCGAGCCGATCTCTCTGAAAGAAGGTGTTCTCAGCATCTCCGCCGAGTCGACGGCGTGGGCTACCCAGTTGCGCATGATGCAGTCCCAGATTCTGGCCAAGATCGCTGCTGCCGTCGGTGACGGCGTCGTGAAGACACTGCGGATCACCGGTCCGAGTGCGCCTAGCTGGCGCAAGGGAGAAAGGCATGTGAAAGGCCGCGGACCTCGCGATACGTACGGCTGAGGAAAACTCAACCAGGCCCTGGTTCTACCTATTACTTCGTGTTACAGTTAAAACTCGCTAGTGAGTGAACTGTGTCACAAGGCTGTCGTTCCCCACCGATCGGCAGGCATGAAGGAGTAGCTAGATGTCGCAGAAGATATCGACACCCGCTTCGTCGTTCGCCGAGCCGGATCACATCCTGTTGCAGGCTCGCAATGTCGAGTTCGACTGGTCCGATCTGCCCATGCACTGGATTCCGGGCGATCCGTTCAGCACACACGTTCTCAACGTGCTCCATCTGCTCCTCCCTGCCGGTGAGGAATGGTTTGTCGAGACCTTCAAGGAAGCTCTTCCCCTCATCGAGGACGAGAAGCTCCGTGAAGACGTCGTCGGATTCATCGGCCAAGAGGCGATGCACTCCAACGCGCACTCGGGCGTCCTGGTCCATCTCAAGGAGAACGGCCTCGATCCGACGCCGTACACCCAGCAGATGGAATGGACCTTTTCGAAACTGCTCGGACCGCGTCCGATGACAGGACTGCGTGCCGAGAATCACCTGGTGGAGCGCTTGGCGATCATCGCGGCAATCGAACACATCACGGCTTTTCTCGGCGACTGGGTGCTCAACGCCAAGGGACTCGACAAAGCCGGTATGCACCCGACCATGCTCGATCTGCTCCGCTGGCACGGTGCCGAGGAGGTAGAACACCGCTCCGTCGCGTACGACGTGATGCGCTACTTCGACAAGCGCGAGACACGCCGCATCCGAACCCAGATCGTCGTCACGCCGGTACTGGTGTGGCTGTGGATTCGTGGCACCAGGTTCCTGATGCGCAACGATCCCGAACTTGCCGCTCAGGCCCCCAGCCGTCGACGCCCCCACCTGTCCGATTTCATCGCGGCCGGTAAGCGCGGCACAGTTCCCACGTCGTTCGAGCTGGTCAAGCGGATGTCGACCTACTTCAGCAAGTCCTATCACCCCAGTAACGAGGGCTCGACCGCCCAGGCGGTGCAGTACCTGGCGTCGTCACCCGCAGCTCAGGCGGCTGCACGGTGATTTCACTCTCGAGGGTCAAGGACGTCATCTCCGGGCACGACGGGTTGCCGCGTTTTCCGGCGCCACCCGATTTGTCCGGAAAGAACCGTCCCGACCGTGCCATGCGCATCACGGAGTTATTGGCGGACAAGTACCTTCGGGTGTTGACGGCCTACGACTACAACCCCGAGATCGCTGGCCACAACCCCGACACGGCCATGAACATGGTGGTCAGTACGCGTGAGGTGGTGGCGACCGACGAGAACGTCGTTCGCCTGCGCTTCGAATCCGCGGACGGCTCACCGATTCCGCCGTGGCATCCGGGTTCGCACCTGGACTTCCATCTACCTTCGGGTCTGCGGCGTCAGTATTCGCTGTGCGGCGACCCTGCCGACCGCACGGGGTACAGCGTCGCGGTGCGCCGGATCCCCGACGGCGGTGGCGGTTCCATCGAGATGCACGCTCTCCAGCCCGGTGAGCACGTCACGGTACGCGGACCACGCAACGGCTTCCCGTTTGTCGGAGAAGGCAGCGCGTTGTTCGTCGCCGGCGGCATCGGTATCACGCCGATCATCGCAATGGTCCGTGCAGCAAGAGAATTGGGGATGGACTGGTACTTCGTGTACTCGGGCCGCTCCCGTGAATCCATGCCGTTCCTCGACGAGATCGCAACCTGGGATCCCGAGCGTGTCTTCGTGCGCCCGGACGACGAGTTCGGATTGCCCACCACCACAGACCTTCTCGGACGAGCGCCGGTCGGCGGCGCCGTGTACTGCTGTGGCCCGACGCCGATGCTCGATGCCGTCCGCCGCGGTTTCCGCGATACACCCTCCACCGCTTTGCATTTCGAGCGGTTCGGGGCTCCGCCGGTGATCGACGGCAAGGAATTCGAAGTGCAGCTTGTCAATTCGGGTCAGGTACTCGCCGTGCCCGCCGACGAGTCCGCGCTCGACGTCATCAAGAAGGCATTGCCCGGTGTCGGGTACTCGTGTCAGCAGGGTTTCTGCGGAACCTGTCGTGTGAAGGTGCTCGCGGGTAAACCCGATCACCGCGAAAGGCGTCTGACCGACACCGAACAGGAAACGGAGATGCTCATCTGCGTATCCCGTTCCGACGGTGGACGTCTCGTTCTCGATCTCTAGATATTTCCCGACTCCGAAGGGTTCGACAATGTCGAAGCACTCTCCTGTCCATGCCGTGACCGCGCGTCGCGTGACCAACGGTTCCGTCAGCCTGGCCGTGTTCGAGCAGGGCAAGGCGGACGGCGAGACCATCGTCCTGGTGCATGGTTGGCCCGACACCCATGAACTGTGGAACCGCATCGTGCCTTTGCTGGCAGACGACTTCCGCGTCGTCAGCTACGACAGCCGCGGGGCCGGTGAGAGCACAATCCCCTCGAGGGTGCAGGACTACCAACTGAGCGCACTGGCCGGCGATCTTTTTGCCGTCATCGACGCGGTCAGCCCGGGCAAGCCGGTGCACGTCCTCGCGCACGACTGGGGATCCGTCGAAACGTGGGAAGCGGTCTGCGAGCCGGGTGCCGAAGAGAAGATCGCGTCGTTCTCGTCCATCTCGGGCCCCAATCTCGATCATCTCGGCAAGTGGATCCGGGCGAGCGCGTCCAAGCGTCGTTTCCTCGGCCCGGCGGCGCAGGGAATTGCGTCGGCCTACACCGTTCTGTTCCAGATTCCCGGGCTGTGCACCCTTCCGTTGCGTCTGTGGTTCTCCAAGCACTGGCCGGCATTTCTGGGCTTCTTCGACGGTCTGGACTCCCGTGTGGTCAACACCGCGCCCACCATCGCCGACGACATGGTGAACGGACTCAAGCTTTATCGCGCTAACATCCGGCCGTCTCTCGGCAAGCCGCGGGATCGGT encodes:
- a CDS encoding metal-dependent hydrolase; the protein is MSQKISTPASSFAEPDHILLQARNVEFDWSDLPMHWIPGDPFSTHVLNVLHLLLPAGEEWFVETFKEALPLIEDEKLREDVVGFIGQEAMHSNAHSGVLVHLKENGLDPTPYTQQMEWTFSKLLGPRPMTGLRAENHLVERLAIIAAIEHITAFLGDWVLNAKGLDKAGMHPTMLDLLRWHGAEEVEHRSVAYDVMRYFDKRETRRIRTQIVVTPVLVWLWIRGTRFLMRNDPELAAQAPSRRRPHLSDFIAAGKRGTVPTSFELVKRMSTYFSKSYHPSNEGSTAQAVQYLASSPAAQAAAR
- a CDS encoding alpha/beta fold hydrolase codes for the protein MSKHSPVHAVTARRVTNGSVSLAVFEQGKADGETIVLVHGWPDTHELWNRIVPLLADDFRVVSYDSRGAGESTIPSRVQDYQLSALAGDLFAVIDAVSPGKPVHVLAHDWGSVETWEAVCEPGAEEKIASFSSISGPNLDHLGKWIRASASKRRFLGPAAQGIASAYTVLFQIPGLCTLPLRLWFSKHWPAFLGFFDGLDSRVVNTAPTIADDMVNGLKLYRANIRPSLGKPRDRYTDVPVQLILNKYDKAVRPVGYEDTEKWVSDLQRREIAAGHWSPFSHPGEVAEHARAFIASLRERRSEKQSS
- a CDS encoding DUF721 family protein, with the translated sequence MTEDSSAAPEPELKGIDLARRALEEARATAKANGKAVGQGRSSPKYGSGRPRRRSGWSGPGPDARDPQPFGALTSAISKSRGWSPKVSEGTVLGRWPQVVGEDISAHAEPISLKEGVLSISAESTAWATQLRMMQSQILAKIAAAVGDGVVKTLRITGPSAPSWRKGERHVKGRGPRDTYG
- a CDS encoding PDR/VanB family oxidoreductase, encoding MSLSRVKDVISGHDGLPRFPAPPDLSGKNRPDRAMRITELLADKYLRVLTAYDYNPEIAGHNPDTAMNMVVSTREVVATDENVVRLRFESADGSPIPPWHPGSHLDFHLPSGLRRQYSLCGDPADRTGYSVAVRRIPDGGGGSIEMHALQPGEHVTVRGPRNGFPFVGEGSALFVAGGIGITPIIAMVRAARELGMDWYFVYSGRSRESMPFLDEIATWDPERVFVRPDDEFGLPTTTDLLGRAPVGGAVYCCGPTPMLDAVRRGFRDTPSTALHFERFGAPPVIDGKEFEVQLVNSGQVLAVPADESALDVIKKALPGVGYSCQQGFCGTCRVKVLAGKPDHRERRLTDTEQETEMLICVSRSDGGRLVLDL